Proteins encoded in a region of the Canis lupus familiaris isolate Mischka breed German Shepherd chromosome 1, alternate assembly UU_Cfam_GSD_1.0, whole genome shotgun sequence genome:
- the CLDN20 gene encoding claudin-20, whose protein sequence is MASAGLQLLAFVLALSGVSGVLTATLLPNWKVNVDSGSNIITAIVQLQGLWMDCTWYSTGMFSCTLKFSILSLPIYVQAARATMVLACVLSALGICTSTVGMKCTRLGGDRETKSHASFAGGVCLMSAGISGLIPTVWYTKEIIADFLDLTVPESNKHEPGGAVYIGFISAILLFVSGMIFCTSCIEKNPEAWLYPPKQQHIPATQLEGNSAYNLKDYV, encoded by the coding sequence ATGGCATCAGCAGGGCTCCAGCTCCTTGCTTTTGTCCTGGCCTTATCTGGAGTCTCTGGAGTGCTCACAGCCACTCTGCTGCCTAATTGGAAGGTGAATGTGGATTCGGGCTCCAACATCATAACAGCCATTGTACAGCTTCAAGGGCTTTGGATGGACTGCACATGGTACAGCACCGGTATGTTCAGCTGTACCCTGAAGTTCTCcattctgtccctccccatctaCGTGCAGGCTGCACGGGCCACCATGGTCCTGGCGTGTGTTCTGTCTGCTTTGGGGATCTGCACTTCTACAGTAGGAATGAAATGCACTCGCttaggaggagacagagaaacaaagagtCATGCTTCTTTTGCTGGAGGAGTCTGTCTCATGTCTGCAGGGATCTCTGGTTTGATACCAACAGTGTGGTACACAAAGGAGATCATAGCAGACTTTCTCGATCTGACAGTTCCAGAGAGCAACAAACATGAACCTGGAGGAGCCGTCTATATTGGATTCATTTCAGCCATACTGCTGTTTGTCTCTGGCATGATTTTCTGCACTTCCTGTATTGAAAAGAATCCAGAAGCTTGGCTCTATCCACCCAAGCAGCAACATATCCCCGCCACACAACTAGAGGGCAATTCAGCATACAACCTGAAAGATTATGTGTAA